The following coding sequences lie in one Ostrea edulis chromosome 8, xbOstEdul1.1, whole genome shotgun sequence genomic window:
- the LOC130049695 gene encoding multiple epidermal growth factor-like domains protein 10 yields the protein MADQITDEKRGKKRKANWTQDECLMLVTMVNEKKNILRSKFIECEVSLYGDNCSKSCGHCLRPEQCDNINGTCKNGCKSGFQGTFCNETCMMGTFGKHCRELCNVNCKGCDTITGICDSGCYTGWKGSHCSEECDSGRFGAACGLKCGNCLDGIQCDHVNGSCFSGCNEGFRGPLCKEVDNQVQEEETGNNWETMFYGVLGAFCVILVLVGVLVFALYTIWKRHRNIIKKYRASDSSPKKEKVTEDHGNENVNSEYQELGELSPSSPYDSIH from the exons ATGGCGGATCAAATAACAGACGAAAAGAGAGGAAAGAAGAGAAAGGCAAACTGGACGCAGGACGAATGTCTGATGCTGGTGACTATGGTAAATGAGAAGAAGAACATCCTGAGGTCAAA ATTTATAGAATGTGAGGTTAGCCTATATGGTGACAATTGCAGTAAGTCATGTGGACATTGTTTACGTCCGGAACAGTGTGACAACATCAACGGAACGTGCAAAAATGGATGCAAGAGTGGTTTTCAAGGAACGTTCTGTAATGAAA CTTGCATGATGGGAACTTTTGGCAAACATTGCAGAGAACTTTGCAACGTGAATTGTAAAGGATGTGACACAATTACAGGGATATGTGACTCAGGTTGTTACACAGGCTGGAAAGGATCACATTGCAGTGAAG AATGTGACAGTGGAAGATTTGGTGCTGCCTGCGGACTGAAATGTGGGAATTGTCTGGATGGTATTCAGTGTGATCATGTCAATGGGTCTTGTTTCAGTGGTTGTAACGAAGGCTTCAGGGGACCCCTGTGCAAAGAAG TGGATAATCAAGTACAGGAAGAGGAAACTGGAAATAACTGGGAAACCATGTTTTACGGAGTCCTTGGTGCCTTCTGTGTTATACTTGTTCTAGTTGGTGTACTAGTTTTTGCTCTTTACACAATCTGGAAACG ACACAGAAACATCATTAAGAAATACCGAGCGAGTGACTCCAGTCCCAAGAAAGAGAAGGTGACAGAAGACCATGGCAATGAGAATGTCAACAGTGAATACCAAGAATTGGGAGAACTTAGTCCGTCGTCGCCCTATGACTCCATTCATTAA
- the LOC125661681 gene encoding laminin subunit alpha-3-like: MKVSIYILLISCVFSYAYDNIALNKPAWQLHPYSKTKYSASNAVDGRKSNLHVTGNQCVISDINQTTATWRVNLKDILSIRHITIHYRTDNVTWGPQNPYSGRFVGFSLYVSNTTDRTRVSDTDYTRDTIPAVINVTCPVHGQYVIYYNERLQGKTYPSGYSLYAFNGVCEVEVYGCPSSGFYGEECSFPCPDVNCRYCHIETGTCQGCNPGYKGHQCEQECDSRQYGEDCQHECGKCKDMEQCHHINGTCLNGCEPGFKEGRCVEPCDGYEYGEGCQQSCGSCLNSEQCHHVNGSCLNGCNPGYQGETCKESKLLTYIVILYYALRVNY; this comes from the exons ATGAAGGTTTCAATATATATCCTGTTGATTAGTTGTGTGTTTTCATATGCGTACG ATAACATTGCCCTCAACAAACCGGCATGGCAGCTTCATCCGTATAGTAAAACCAAATATTCTGCAAGTAATGCTGTGGATGGTCGCAAATCTAACCTCCACGTGACTGGGAACCAGTGTGTGATATCGGATATTAATCAAACGACAGCCACATGGAGAGTGAACCTAAAGGACATCCTCAGTATACGTcacattaccattcattacagGACGGACAATGTCACATGGG GTCCGCAAAATCCATACTCCGGCAGATTTGTGGGGTTTTCGTTATACGTATCAAACACAACCGACAGAACACGTGTCTCTGACACAGACTACACCAGGGATACCATACCCGCTGTCATTAACGTCACCTGTCCAGTTCACGGACAATATGTCATCTACTACAACGAAAGACTACAAGGAAAGACCTACCCTTCTGGTTATAGTCTCTACGCATTTAATGGTGTCTGTGAAGTCGAGGTTTATG GATGTCCCAGCTCTGGGTTTTACGGAGAAGAATGTTCCTTTCCGTGTCCAGATGTCAACTGTAGATATTGTCATATAGAGACGGGGACGTGTCAGGGGTGTAACCCTGGATATAAAGGTCACCAATGTGAACAAG AATGTGACAGTAGACAGTATGGTGAAGACTGCCAGCATGAATGTGGGAAATGTAAAGACATGGAACAGTGTCATCATATAAACGGCACATGTTTAAACGGATGCGAACCAGGTTTCAAGGAAGGAAGATGTGTAGAAC CATGTGATGGTTATGAATATGGAGAGGGATGTCAACAGAGTTGTGGATCGTGTCTAAATTCAGAACAGTGTCACCACGTAAATGGATCTTGTTTGAATGGATGTAATCCGGGCTACCAGGGAGAGACATGCAAAGAAAGCAAGTTGTTAACATACATCGTGATACTATATTATGCTTTAAgggtaaattattga